The following proteins are encoded in a genomic region of Mus caroli chromosome 18, CAROLI_EIJ_v1.1, whole genome shotgun sequence:
- the Yipf5 gene encoding protein YIPF5 has translation MSGFDNLNSGFYQTSYSIDEQSQQSYDYGGSGGPYSKQYAGCDYSQQGRFVPPDMMQPQQTYTGQIYQPTQAYPPTTPQPFYGDSFEEEPPLLEELGINFDHIWQKTLTVLHPLRAADGSIMNETDLAGPVVFCLAFGATLLLAGKIQFGYVYGISAIGCLGMFCLLNLMSMTGVSFGCVASVLGYCLLPMILLSSFAVVFSLQGMVGILLTATIIGWCSFSASKIFISALAMDGQQLLVAYPCALLYGVFALISVF, from the exons ATGTCAGGCTTTGATAACTTAAACAGCGGTTTCTACCAGACGAGTTACAGCATCGACGAGCAATCTCAGCAGTCCTATGACTATGGCGGAAGTGGAGGACCCTACAGCAA GCAGTATGCTGGCTGTGACTACTCGCAGCAAGGCCGATTTGTCCCTCCAGACATGATGCAGCCACAACAGACATACACTGGGCAGATTTACCAGCCAACTCAGGCCTATCCTCCAACAACACCTCAGCCATTCTATGGAGACAGCTTTGAGGAGGAGCCCCCTCTGTTAGAAG AGTTGGGTATCAATTTTGACCACATTTGGCAAAAAACGCTAACGGTGCTACACCCCCTGAGGGCAGCTGACGGCAGCATCATGAATGAGACGGACTTGGCAGGGCCAGTGGTGTTCTGCCTTGCCTTTGGGGCCACGCTGTTACTG GCTGGCAAAATCCAGTTTGGCTACGTATACGGGATCAGTGCAATTGGATGTTTaggaatgttttgtttgttaaatttAATGAGTATGACAGGTGTGTCATTTGGTTGTGTGGCAAGTGTCCTGGGGTATTGTCTTCTTCCCATGATCCTGTTGTCCAGCTTTGCAGTGGTATTTTCTTTACA AGGAATGGTAGGAATTCTTCTCACTGCCACAATTATTGGATGGTGTAGTTTTTCCGCttccaaaatttttatttctgcattaGCTATGGATGGACAACAACTTTTAGTGGCATATCCCTGTGCTTTGTTGTATGGAGTCTTTGCCCTGATTTCTGTCTTCTGA